The following DNA comes from Marinilactibacillus sp. Marseille-P9653.
GCTACACAAACGTTTAAGAGTTCTGATTGTCTCCAGTACAGTTTTATTTATATTATTGAGTTGGACAGCGTTGATTAATCTGTTTACTGGGATGAATAATCTTTTTTTCTGGAGTCTAGCAGGTATGATAGTCATTATCGGTTTTCAACCTTTAGTGGCATGGATCTTGAATAAAAATAATGGCAAGTAAATAGAAAACTAAATAAAAGTCCGCTAGCATCTGATTTAGATACTAGCGGACTTTTATTATTCTTGAAGCAATACTTTAAATTTGCTTATGAAAGTGGTGTACCACCAGTAATACCGAAAATTTGACCAGTAACGTAGTTAGCTTTTTCAGAAGCAAGATAAACATACATATCAGCTAATTCAGCAGGTTGGCCCGCTCTTTTAAGTGGAACTTGTTTACCAAATTCTGGGATAGTATCTTGCGGCTGTCCTCCAGAAACTTGAAGTGCAGTCCATACTGGACCAGGAGCAATTGAGTTCACACGAATGCCTTTAGGTGCAAGTTGCTTACCTAAACCAATTGTGAATCCTCTAATCGCATACTTAGTAGAAGCGTAGTCCAATAAGTTTGCAGATGGATCGTATCCTTGTACAGAAGAAGTTGTAATAATAGAAGCTCCTTCAGATAAGTGAGGAATCGCTGCTTGAATTGACCAGAACATAGAATAAATATTCGTTTCAAAAGTACTTGTTAATTGTTCTGTTGTAATATCCTCAATATTTGACACTGCTTGCTGTTTACCAGCGACTAAAGCCAGTACATCAAGTCCACCTAATTCGGAAACAGCTTTTTCAACCATTCCTTTAGAGAATTCTTCGCTTCTTAAATCCCCTGGGATAAGAACAGCTTTTTTACCTTCTGCTTCAATTAATTGCTTAACATCATCTGCATCTGGTTGTTCTTCTGGAAGATAGTTGATTGCGACATCTGCACCTTCACGCGCATATGCAATTGCTGCAGCACGACCGATACCAGAATCTCCTCCGGTAACTAATATACGTTTGCCTTTTAATTGTCCATTTCCTACATATGAAGTTTCTCCGCAGTCAGGTACTGGATCCATCTCTTTTTGAAGACCTGGAGGTGTCTGAGGTTGCTTTGGAAATTCTCCGTTGAAATATTGATCTAATGGATTGACATTTTGTTCATTACTCATTTTTCAAAATCGCTCCCTTAAATTTAATATGTACCTATCATAAACCCAGAGAGCATAGTCTCAAAATGTAACGCTCAGGACTTAAATTTAAAATAATTTAGATAGAATTAGGAGCGTTTATAACTAAACTAACAAGTGAGTTAAAGTTTTATAGAAAATCAAATTTATCTATTTACGACAGAATTAATATTAGTGCCCCGTAGAAACGGTTAGTAGTAGATTTGTACTTTAAAGATCACTTTTACGGTTGTTAGTGAAATTGTAATCAATAGACAAAATCGGAATGGATAGAATAGTATTTATTTAACATTCTATTTATTTAATAGAATTAATTTATGAGAGTTTTATTTAGATATAAAGCTTTAAAATAAGGTTATTTATGCTATTAAATCAATTAATGTCATAAAACGTCCACAAGTTTAATTGTTTGAATAGTTATATTAATGATAGTATGATGGAAATGATAAATAGATTTGACTAGGTCATTTTTCTTTAAAAGGTTATTGTCCTATTTAATTAAACTAAAACACACTGATAGTCAGGGGGTAGTTAGAATAGTTAAATTTAGAAAAATCATTATTATTTTTAATTTTTTAGTTATTCTGACACTTCTAGTCCAGTTTGTTTCACCGGTTATTGCGGAGACGCTTAATCGAAGTGATGCTGAAACGGAAGAAATTCAGGATGATGAATCTGAAGTCTTAATGGAGTCTGAGGAATTAGACACTAGAGACAAAGTCGTTGACAGTGAAGTAGAAGTAGAAGAAATCGAACAGATAAGTAATGAGGTCGAAGAACCAACATCAGAGCAAGAACCAGAGCAAGAATCAGAACAAGAAGCTATAGAAGAAAACGAAATATTTTCTGAAGGGGTTATTGAAGAAAGTCCTATTTCACTATCCCGAGCAGCAGCGGTTGACGCAGGAATATTAAATGGTTCGACACTATCAGTGACGAATACTAGAATAAACAATCAAGATAGAATTACGCTCACTTTAAATGGTACGGGTGTATTAGATCTTGCACTTTTAAGAACATCCACAATTATTTTTAATCTTCCACCAGAGCTTATGAATGGGATTGTAAATAGAACAGGTAGAACAGAAATTCCTAGACTTCTGAATTTGGGAACACAAAATATGAATTATAATGCCAATCAAATTGGCTTAGATACAGTTAATGATCAAGTCTTCATAACGATGTCGACATCATTGCTTAATCTTAGTTTAGGTGGCCATTATACTTATACAATTAATCTGTTCTATGATAGATTGCCACTCGTTAATAATGGAACCTATAACTTCAGTGCAGCTTTAGTTACAGGAGGCTCTATTTTAGACCTTGATTTGATTAGTCAAAACAGAGATACCGCAACTTTACAAGTAACAAATCCGACGGTACCACCACTAACTTTCACCACACCAATATTTTCAACAGATGGTACGATTCGTGGAACTGGAGTACCAGGCTATACAGCTAGGATTACAGTAGGAGGACAAACTTTCACTTCAGTAGTGGCCGCTAATGGAACTTTTTCAGTAGATATTGGAGCTCGTGAAGCGGGAACTATTATACGTGGGATACAAGTTAGAGAAAACGTTTTATTGAGTTCTGAAATCACTACTACAGTTATTCAAAGGCCAAATCCACCGAATTTACTAGAGATTTATGATCAAGATACAGTGGTCAGAGGAACAGCGCCCCCTTACACTACAGTTCTGCTGACTATTGGAACTCAATCTTACTCAGGTCCTGTTGGTAACGATGGAACTTTTGCAATTAATATTCAATCCGCTCGAGCGGTAGGTACTCAAATTTCCGCTGTGACCATTAACGCTCAGCAACATTCCAGTTTACCAGGCGGTGGGATCGTGCTTGCAA
Coding sequences within:
- a CDS encoding SDR family oxidoreductase; the encoded protein is MSNEQNVNPLDQYFNGEFPKQPQTPPGLQKEMDPVPDCGETSYVGNGQLKGKRILVTGGDSGIGRAAAIAYAREGADVAINYLPEEQPDADDVKQLIEAEGKKAVLIPGDLRSEEFSKGMVEKAVSELGGLDVLALVAGKQQAVSNIEDITTEQLTSTFETNIYSMFWSIQAAIPHLSEGASIITTSSVQGYDPSANLLDYASTKYAIRGFTIGLGKQLAPKGIRVNSIAPGPVWTALQVSGGQPQDTIPEFGKQVPLKRAGQPAELADMYVYLASEKANYVTGQIFGITGGTPLS
- a CDS encoding Ig-like domain-containing protein, giving the protein MSYLIKLKHTDSQGVVRIVKFRKIIIIFNFLVILTLLVQFVSPVIAETLNRSDAETEEIQDDESEVLMESEELDTRDKVVDSEVEVEEIEQISNEVEEPTSEQEPEQESEQEAIEENEIFSEGVIEESPISLSRAAAVDAGILNGSTLSVTNTRINNQDRITLTLNGTGVLDLALLRTSTIIFNLPPELMNGIVNRTGRTEIPRLLNLGTQNMNYNANQIGLDTVNDQVFITMSTSLLNLSLGGHYTYTINLFYDRLPLVNNGTYNFSAALVTGGSILDLDLISQNRDTATLQVTNPTVPPLTFTTPIFSTDGTIRGTGVPGYTARITVGGQTFTSVVAANGTFSVDIGAREAGTIIRGIQVRENVLLSSEITTTVIQRPNPPNLLEIYDQDTVVRGTAPPYTTVLLTIGTQSYSGPVGNDGTFAINIQSARAVGTQISAVTINAQQHSSLPGGGIVLASALSLVSVPETMPFGTHNLENVGSLMPLDDSSWAIGVQDTRATGSRWRLDATLAHPLRAGTMQSELPEALVFVDQNNQVTPLSSSALTVFSGTTTSREPVNISWPTNRGPMLQIVPEAMADTYSTTITWTLSDVP